The Paraburkholderia dioscoreae DNA window TGTGGCCGTCGATACAGAAGAAAGTCGATTTCATATTGCTGCTCCAGGATGATGTTTTCCGGCTTCCGGTGGACGACCCCGCCACCTGATCTGCTGCACACACCGGATGGGGCTCATTACGCCTTCACGTAGGCGGTTTTGACGACGGTGTAGAACTCCCGCGCATACGTACCCTGCTCTCGCGGACCGTAGCTCGACCGCTTGCGACCACCGAACGGCACGTGGTAATCGACGCCCGCAGTCGGCGCATTGACCATCACCATTCCCGCTTCCGCATGCCGCCTGAAATGGCTCGCGTATTTGAGCGACGTCGTGCAGATGCCGGCGGCAAGCCCGTACGGGGTATCGTTGGCCACTGCGAGCGCTTCTTCGTAGTCTGCGACCTCGATGACCGATGCGACCGGGCCGAATACTTCTTCCCGGTTGATACGCATCGTATTGTCGGTCCCGATGACGAGCGCCGGGCGCATGAAGTAGCCCCGCGTCGGACGCTCGACCCGCTCACCGCCCAGCACCTGGCCGCCCTCTTCTGCTGCAATCTTCAGATACTTCAGGTTCTGTTGCAATTGGCGATCGTCCACCACCGGTCCGATCCGTGTCGCCTTGTCCAGCGCATGTCCCACCACCAGTTCAGACGCTTTGCGCTGCAGCGCGGCGACAAATTGCCCGTGAATGGCCGACGTGACGATCAGACGCGACGACGCCGTGCACCGCTGCCCCGTCGAGAAGAATGAGCCGTCAAGGGCCGCCTCCACCGCGACGTCGAGGTCCGCGTCGTCGATGACCACCAGCGGATTCTTGCCGCCCATTTCAAGCTGCACTTTCTTGCCGCTTGTCACGCACTTCACCGCAATCGCCCGTCCCGTACTCTCGGATCCTGTGAAGCTGATTGCGTCGATGTCCGGTGACGCGACCAACGCTTCGCCGACCACGCGCCCCGGTCCGAGCAACAGATTGACCACACCGGCCGGCAGACCCGATTCTTCGAGAATCTTCACGAGTTCCGTGGCGCACGCCGGAACCGCCTCGGCCGGCTTGATAACAACGGTATTTCCATAAGCAAGCGCGGGCGCGATCTTCCAAGCGGGAATGGCGATCGGGAAATTCCACGGCGTAATCATGCCGATCACACCGAGCGGTTCCCGCGTCACTTCGACCGTCATACCCGGCCGCACCGACGACACCACCTCGCCACCGATGCGCAGCGCTTCGCCGGCAAAAAACTTGAAGATGTTGCCCGCGCGGCCCACTTCCCCGATCGCCTCGGCAAGACGCTTGCCCTCCTCGCGCGCGAGCAATGTCCCCAACTCTTCTTTGCGCTGAAGAATTCGGGTTCCCGCGGCGTCGAGAATGTCGGCTCGCTGCTGCGGAGTCGTCAGCGACCAGGAGCGGAATGCGTGACGCGCCGCGGCGATCGCGTCGGCGACCAGCGCATCGTCGGCGAGCCGGGCCTCGCCCACGACGTCGGACAGATCCGACGGGTTGAGGTTCGGCAATGTGCTCGTCGTACCAAGCCATTCTCCGTTAATGAAGCTGCGATATTGCGACATACTGATTTCCCCCAGCGAGAAGTGGCGTTCTGATGGACCGGCACACAATGCCCACGTCGCTGAGTTTGCAAGTGATGCGGCAGCGCGAATCCGGAGATTCGCGCTGCCAGCAGGATGGATTGGCCGTTCGCTGCTGAAGTCCCGCCGCAACCGCGCCTCGCGGCGCGATTAGCGAGCAGTTGAGATCAGTTCGACAGCGCGCGTACGTTGGCGATAGCC harbors:
- a CDS encoding aldehyde dehydrogenase family protein — its product is MSQYRSFINGEWLGTTSTLPNLNPSDLSDVVGEARLADDALVADAIAAARHAFRSWSLTTPQQRADILDAAGTRILQRKEELGTLLAREEGKRLAEAIGEVGRAGNIFKFFAGEALRIGGEVVSSVRPGMTVEVTREPLGVIGMITPWNFPIAIPAWKIAPALAYGNTVVIKPAEAVPACATELVKILEESGLPAGVVNLLLGPGRVVGEALVASPDIDAISFTGSESTGRAIAVKCVTSGKKVQLEMGGKNPLVVIDDADLDVAVEAALDGSFFSTGQRCTASSRLIVTSAIHGQFVAALQRKASELVVGHALDKATRIGPVVDDRQLQQNLKYLKIAAEEGGQVLGGERVERPTRGYFMRPALVIGTDNTMRINREEVFGPVASVIEVADYEEALAVANDTPYGLAAGICTTSLKYASHFRRHAEAGMVMVNAPTAGVDYHVPFGGRKRSSYGPREQGTYAREFYTVVKTAYVKA